Sequence from the Populus nigra chromosome 17, ddPopNigr1.1, whole genome shotgun sequence genome:
CGAAGAATCGGGTGGTTATCCATGGCGGCAAAAATAACATCCACACCATCAGGAAAGATCTAAGATTGAAGTCCATGGGAGCCAAAAAACTTCTTTTCTTTAAGGTAGGTAGAGACAAACTTAACCATGTCAGACAATACattataattagaaattaaagtGAACATACTACTTTTGCATATTAGCTAGGGGGAGGAAGGTCATCTTTTCCATCGTTAATTGGAAAGGTTAAATGTATAACCAAAAACTTTTGCCGGCAAAAAATTAatctacttttttatttgtagaaattgaattgaaaatattaagaaaatagacTAGATTTGTCATGTCATTGAGACAAGGGAGGGAGATTTCGtgagtatttgtttttgtaatgaTCTTTCAAGtcaaaagcaattttaaaaacaagttgtaagaaaaaagattaatttttttaggtatttttaaatgattttaatatgttgatgttaaaaataaaaatataataaattattttttaagtaaaagataCTTTGAAAAGTAGGTTGTAATACAAaagatcaatgtttttttatgtaattttaaatgattttaaataaaaaataaaaaatattattttaatatatttttaattaataaaaaacacaggGTAATAAATAACACATTTCATCCTAATGCCAACCCATTATTGCACGGatattctacaaaaaaaaaaaaattgttttccatTCACACAGTGCATTCAGCCGCCACCAAAGATAGGTTTCAATTGTTTGAAACTTTTGAACTAAATTATTTATGTACTTGTCACTTTACGTCACCCGATATTTTTATTAGAGTTGAATTAATAAAGTTATTTACTAGGTTTAAGCTAACCATTtcagtttttattctaaaaaagtTACTTTACATGATATTATAACTTTTGTGATCAAAtggagtttaaattttattatttttattttttctaattaaattttaaaaaaataaaataataatgagtttgtgcaaatttaagtctaaaaaaaacttgttatgttaaaaactaatataaaatcaatattataaaaccTCATTCAATggtatttgtattattttcctATCAATTTTTGCATTGAGGGATATGTGATTTAGAAAGTCTTTATTTGATAGAGACcccgaatatatatatatatatatatatatatatatataggttttatCAAGAATTAATTAGCTTCAAAAACTTGTTTATTGGGTAACCCATACCAACTCCAATTTCtatattaagatatatatatatatccattcaTGAAGTTGGTAAGATGCATGTATCGTTTTCATTTCAACGCCGAGCTTCATTGATacttaatagaaaaaaagatgagCCCTTACATCCATTTAATTATTCATGAACAATATGATGGTAACTCTCGAAGAAATGACAAGTATATATCTCATTAGCGTGGAAACCACTAAATGAGAAAAACCCAGCTCTACAAGCGGGCAATTCGGCTATAACAATTTTCAAGGCTCAAACTATCACTCACACGCAACATGAAAGAAGAGCaaagatataaattaattaattaaatagctTGTAAGGAATGCATTGTGCCCTCTATTCCTACATATTTTAGAAGAATTTCAATACATTTATGTCGAAGGCAAAGTCTTTTAACATATCCCTGGCAATATGTTTGCTCATTCTTTAGCTAGATTTGCTTTAAGTGTTTATGGATGTGAGGTATGGCTCAATCAGCCTCCCTCTTTTATTGTTTCTGCAGTTACAATAATAAAGTTTTGCAGAGAGTCattatatatgaaaacaaaaaattaacataaatatacCGCCAGAGTTAAATAGTAGGAATTAAACCAAACAAAGAGTTAAATAGTCCTCAAATATCACATGCAAGTCTTTTATTCCTTAAAATATACCAAAAGTTATAAATATATCTAGGGTTAATTTCTTGATGAAAAATTTATCTATTGTAAATTACGTTTTTAtcaaggttaatttttttttaatgtttttccgaCCAATTttagtataatatttttatattttataaagaaacatATGCAACTCAAAATCAATGAAACATAATAAAAGGAGTGTAAATCAAAACACCCTGTAATTCAAGAGtagaaattcatgaaaaaaaaatcaaagatgtcAAATAAAACAACTTATAGTTCAAGGAATGTTTATATCATTTAGCTTGATAGTTACAAGATTCAAATCATTCCAGATATCTCCTGTAAGATTATATTAGATTTTCACTTATCTTATTCAACAGTTGTTATTGAATGCTATAGACAAACATTTATCTACTTAGAAGATATATAACTCTTACTTGTATTTGAATGTCTTTGAattcttgttgttgttatctattttgtggccttgcataaataaaaaaaagaaagaaaaagaaaagataacatACTAAAAAactacaacaaaatgatgatggaaggaaaaaaaacaaaaaaaatatatctatcaATTGAGAAGAACATACCAGTACTCCTAGGAAATTGCCAAAAACTGGTCAAGGAGagtcaaaatatacaaaattgaaaattttaaccTTATTGATAAagagaatttaattttgagGAAGAAAGTTCAACATTGTATGTTTAAGGACTTAAATagaatttttcaaggtttaattgaattttatttagggtgtaattgcaaggaaaattaattctttaagtcaatttaggctttaattgaaagaaattaaagtttagggtttgaattgtaaattttaagagttaatttggtcaaatcaggagtttaattacataaatattaaaatgggTAATTAgaggcttaattgaagaaattcaaaattaagaACTAACTTGTAAGAAGCGCGAGACTTCAAGGTTTGAAATCGATGaaatcaaggatgaaattgaaaaaaaacttaaaagtttGGTGGTTAATTGGGGTCCAATTGAACACCTGAGTTTTCTAATAACCCTGAGTTAAACAACGAGGTGACGACTCCCATGACTCTCCAACGCTGCTCGCTCATATACGACActtttataatgtatttttcGCATTTCAAACTTCTTTTGTAATTGTATATAAATGAGAATAGTCACATGATTTTGACATTAACAAGTTAAGATCATTATTCTATAGAGATTTAGGTAGTTTTTCGTAGCTTTTATTTCATCACCATGTATAACAACTAGTGACAGAGCATGATCTATGCTTTTGAGGGGCTAAActctaatgaaaaaaataagagtatCTTCTTGTTACTCAGTAGTTAGAGTGCCATAGAAATTTGCAACTCCAAACTCATTCAAACAATTTAGAAATGCATACCAAGTAAAAAATGTggtaaactatttttattaactaaCACGTGAAATTATCCAAACGTGTTATTTCATTAGTCCAAGTTGTATTTTGCAAATTAATTaccaaatcaactcaaaatatagttttttaaccATCCTACCAACTCttgaagttattatttttaatcttagaACTGCATCTCCATATAGATTAACAGAGAGCGTTTTGCATTTTGGTGGTTCCAATtggaaatttaaaaagaaaagttgacgAGGACATATGGAgaagttttaaaagaataagggtcaTATTGGCAAGTTCCAAGACTTTtgcaataataacaacaatcatATCATTTACTTTGACAAGTCCTGCTATGGTTATCCAATTATTTATCTCATTAGGTGGTCCTAAGCTTTCAACTTGTGTCCTCAATTCCCTATTTAAACACCAATTATCCCACATCAACTTAAAACAATCCACCAATATCACctctttctttctaaaaaagCAATCTTCCATGGATCAACTTCCAAAATGTGATGCAAATTACGTTCCCCTCACACCCATAAATTTCTTGAAGAGAGCTGCCAAAGTTTATGGCAATCGCCTATCTGTTGTACACGAGAGAACCCACTTCACATGGCAGCAAACATATGAGCGTTGCCTCCGCCTTGCTGATTCTCTCCGTTCCTTTAATATTGCCAAAAACGATGTTGTAAGTTTTTGGATACAGCATATGTCGTGtccatgttttttgttttgtttcgatGGCTAGGGTATTCTTGGACCAGCGTATTTGTTTGTGCACTTACGATGTTATTTACTATCTTATTAACAGGTTTCGGTTTTGGCTCCGAACATTCCAGCTCTGTATGAGATGCACTTTGCAGTGCCCATGGCAGGAGGGGTGATCAATGCCATCAACACGAGGCTAAATCCAAATCACGTAGCCACCATTCTGCGCCATTCAGAAGCGAAGGTCTTCTTTGTTGACTACCAATTTGTGCAGTTGGCAAGGCAGGCCCTccaaataatgatgacaagtGAATCTATTTCATCCAAATTAGTTCTCCCTTCAGTCGTTCTCATTGATGACATTGAGTCACCGACAGGTGCCATTTTCGGCGAATGGGAGTATGAACAACTTGTCCGAAAGGGCAATCCAGGGTGCATTCCTCATGAGGTCCAAGATGAATGGGATCCCATAGCCTTGAATTACACGTCTGGAACAACATCAGAGCCAAAAGGAGTTGTCTATAGCCACAGAGGTGTCTTCCTTGGCTCCCTTGGCATAATCATTGGCTGGGAAATGGAAAGTGAGCCTGTGTATTTGTGGTCTCTTCCTATGTTCCACTGTAATGGCTGGACCTTAGCTTGGGGCATTGCAGCACGCGGTGGAACCAACGTTTGCCTACGCAATACCACAGCTAAAGACATGTATAGGAACATTGCACAGCACAAGGTGACTCACATGTGCTGTGCACCCATTGTTTTCAACATCCTTCTTGAGGCCAAACCTGACGAGCGTCGAGAAATATCTTCTCCTGTCCAAATACTTGTCGGTGGTGCACCACCACCGGCCTCACTTCTTGAAAAGATGAAACCATTAGGATTCCATGTCACTCATTCCTATGGCCTGACAGAGGTTGGACCAGCCCTTGTGTGCGAGTGGCAAGCTAAGTGGAACAATCTTCCTAGCCAAGATCAGTCAACAATCATGGCTAGACAAGGGATTAACACAGTAGCTCTTGCTCATATGGATGTTAAAGATTTGAGTACAATGATCAGCGTGCCTTGGGATGGTAAAACAATGGGGGAAATTGTTCTGAGAGGAAGCACCGTTATGAAAGGGTATTTCAAGGACCCAAAGGCCACCGCGAAAGCATTCAAGAATGGATGGTTTGCTACAGGCGATATTGGGGTCATACATCCTGACGGATACTTGGAAATCAAGGACAGATCAAAAGATGTCATTATATCTGGTGGTGAAAATATCAGCAGTGTAGAATTAGAGTCTGTTCTTTACAGCCATCCAAGAGTCCTAGAGGCAGCTGTGGTGGCCATGCCACACCCAGTTTGGGGAGAAAGTCCTTGCGCTTTTCTTGCCATTAAGAAGAACTCAGAAGGGAAATCTGATGATGTCAAAGAAGCTGATATTATTGCTTATTGCAGGAAAAAGCTTCCCCATTATATGGTTCCAAAGAAGGTGGAGTTCATGTCTGAGTTACCCAAGACTTCAACAGGAAAAGTTCAGAAATTCCAGTTAAGGGATTTAACACGAAACTTTGTTGTCTCGGAGAACTTTCCTAGCAAGAAGACTGCCCAAATCAATGCCGAAACGGAAACACAAGGACATAAGGCTCAGCCAGTTCGTGTTCCTTCCTCTCGTCTTTGAACTTGATATGGTTCAACTGTTTATCTCCAACTatcattctttttcttctgAACAAAACAAATAAGGGTTGAGGGCAGGGTTCAACTCGCTCGGTACTTGAGCTTGATACATGCCCTTTCCCTGGCATATATCACGTTAcctgtttttaatatttttgaactaTGGTTTGATGATTATATATTAAGCTTGACGTGTCAATCACTTTGTGTTATATAGACATCAAATGCCTCAAATAAAACGCTGGTCTAGCTAGGGATGCACAAGTCAAGACTGAGTTTCTCGGAATGGGAGCATGCCTTGaagctattaaaaaaataaaatgatatagtGCAATATTGGCTAAGAATCAAGCATGGTCTCTCTACCTACTTTTTGCAATTGGTTAAATTGAATattgtttcaaattttaatcttcCGATTAAAAGTGATTTAAACCACTTAATTCATCTCCACTACTAATTAAATAACTAAATGAATGACAAATATTGTTATGGTGTAATTGAACAAAGAATCTCAAATTACCTTACAATATTGAAAGTAGAGGGGTCGAAATGGCATGATTCATAACAAAGATTTAAGTTCACTGAATGGGAAAAGCTGAAGGACTTAACTTGATCTTTAATCTCTTGTAACAGAGGATGCTTGTCAAGTTTTATTCCATTTATGTATGTAATATCGATCAAGTATTTACTAATTCAACCAATTTTCCCTGCTATATAGCATTacttaaacattttaattagtgacactaaacataaaaaaaattaaaaattaaaaaaatacggaaaactattaaattaatgGGAGCTGTTATTAGATTTTTACAacaaatattaagtttttttctacATTTCTCCATTCTAAAATCAATTATAGTTCTTTTAAGACATTATTCAAAAACAGCAACTTGCAGACCAAGTCACACGAACATAATTATGAGACccaatctaaaaattaatttataaaaggaTTTAAGTCATtgtatatcattttaatttgggataattatttttattaaaaaatcattgtttttttttcttagtgttaatacaatataaattaattatatcactAAAAACCTAATTAGAATAACCATTTTTATAGAATCAATATCTTTTTCTATATAACTAAAAATTTAGTCGAGATGAAGATTCGGATCCTGAATGAATTTTTCAGATCAATCCATTAAACCGGTTAAACAACTATCATCATGGCAACCATAATTAACATTCTGGTTAATTATGGTTGCCctcgtaagaaaaaaaaaatctataattgtcctctcttctctttcctATACGGCCATAAGATTCTCCAGATCcaccaataaatttttaacattctGCCTACAAATTTTAGAATTAGCTCATGCATGATCTTGAACTCAggtatttttaatgatattcaAATGTTGTTGACTTCCTAatccttcttttatttataactaTATATACCCAGTCAACAGTTTAAGTTGAAGGAATCCGTAGACGTATTCCGTCGTTCATGATTTTAAGCTGGTATTAATTTAAGTGCAAGATGGGGTTGTGATAATTAATCTTATCTCTAAATCAATAATATTGGATTATATTGAACATTAGAACTCAAGATGAGCTAGCGAAATCAATATCTAATTGACGGTCTACCTAacatatcatatcattaaaaaaaaaaaaaacttgataatttGTGTTTATGAGACTCAAAGTCCAATTAACATAAAGAAAGTtgatttgtgttgtttttctccttctttttacattttttttcttttgaaaaagatTGAGAGAAATTAAGTCTATTGAGATTAAGagggagaggaaaaaaagagtatTGAAAGAGAGTGTGTGACTTTTTATATTTCGAAGCTAAGAATTGGAAATTGCATTCCTTGCtagtattatattatatttggagAGTACAACCTTAAGTTGCGTTGATGCaaggtaaaaagaaagaaaaggaaagaaaagatgaatttgttatagtaataattattacaaAGATAATGATTAAAGGTGTGAAAATTAAGATGTAAAATTGTTTCCTGAGACCTTAAAAATCAAGAGTATTAGCATGATCGATCATAaatatgtaataaatattaCACAACCTATATAGCTAGGAGGGTTCCATTAGTAAGGTGCATGTagtcaaattgaaaattaaaaatgaagaaaataaattaatattttttaccccACCCTTTCAAATTTTGAATCCCATTTTGCATTATTTGTTAATGATTATGATCATTTGCACCAATCATGCATCATTAACAATTATCCTCGTAAAATTTAACCCTTTTTATCCCTCTACgaaacaaatatatttagatGATCTATATAtttatcagaaaaagaaaattattttttattggtttttttttaaatcaattatttattaatgcTTGATGGTAAATAATAAGGTGAAAAAGAGATTTCGAgtctaagaaaaaatcaattatatatggCATAAATATAACGTTAATTAGTTCCTGAAAACATAACATATAGtctttttttgaaagatttttttctccatttgaaaatagaaaaataaaatacatccACTTCTTCCATCTTTGGGTGACATTTTCTATTGTCACGCCTCTCGATCGTACCAAGTCAAATAAATGAGTACACAATTAGCAATTATTTTTgtccattaattttatataggaATTATTCAAGTTGACCTCCGATTTTTTTGTCCAGTCCAATTAACTTTGTACAGGAAGTATTCAAGTTGACCAGCAATTTTATATACGAAGTGTTCAAGTTGGTCCAACAAGCGAGtgtgaaaatataataattgttaaaataatagcTATCAACCGTACGTCGCGTAGCGTGTGACAAGCAACTTTCTTGactttattcttatttatttttactcacTGATGTGAACATATTACTTGCGGAGTTGGTATTGTAatgtgaattaattaaaattatatataggctATCAGAGGCCTCGATTTTTTAAGTAATGTAACCTAACTTGTGATCATAGTCAAACTGTCCAAGATTATGATTCACTCttacaagctaaaaaaaatattataatattcttgaaaccaaaatattattaattaattatatatataacaagctAGGTGTTTCTTTAATATCTTCAAACTCTTCAAAGTGTAATTAATTTGCATTAAACCTCGAgggtttatataatttataccacaatattataaaattacttCCCAATTGAATCCTTTATATATACCAAGcggtatttcttttttttaataacaatcgAGTAACGTTATGGGACTCAAAGGAGAATTAGCAAATAGTTACGGGGAAACTCTATCCTGTGCTCTTTAATTATATATCCTTTATCGGGAGGTTCCTCCGAATCTTAATTATGGTTAACTACAAATATTTGTTCTTAAGATGGGAAATATAAGCTAGCCTTCAATCATCATTTCAAATCCAATCATAGTACTATGATTAGGATGGAGCGTGACAGGCTACAAACTCGAGTCATCTGATTAATTCACACACCTCATATTTTGTTTCTTAGTAAAATagtgaaaattaaattctatttttgtgttttgactAGCTAGCCGATCATCATGAAAATAcaatcgttttgattttttttttattaaaatgagttttcattataaaataaaaatttaatatatatttataataaaataaatcaagaattatatatatcaataaatgataataaatctATTAATCTAAACCaaaaattaagtcaaaaaactaaaataatgatACAAATTAAGATATCTGATCTCATGTCAcgtataactttttaaattttttatatcattgtaGAACAATAAATAGtctaaattagattattttggTTGTCGGAATCGTGACAATGAAATACTTTTTCTCTTTAGAGTGtttttttgtgagtttttttttcattaaagaactggaaaataacaaaaaataattttattatcaaaatgaaaattttaaaattttagaattagaCATATATTATCTCCATATCTTACATTTGATTTCATtcatttgtcttttaattttatagatctACAAGCTAGTTTCATCCAATTAGACTACAAAagaactgaattaaaaaaatcatttaaaatgccaaaaaagaagaagaagaagaataagaaaaagaagctCCATAACATAATCGCAAGAAAAAGAAGCTCCATAACATAATCACGTAGAGAAGCAGAAGAAGTCTTAACAGAGGGTTAAGGGAATAAATTTAtgaatcaaattgatttttcagaTATTTTGTATTATTACAATATAATTTCTGGATGCAAGAtctgttaaaataaaaatggaagtATTGGACAAGGTGGAAATACCTGATGAGTTTTATTGCATTTGCTGGACTGGATCTGTTAAGATCTCATCTGGCCTTTTTGTTGTGGGCTTAGAGCCCTCAACCGGCCGTGGCTGAGCTTTATTCACTTTATGGGCCCTGCCCAGCTTCTGCTATCATATTTTGTTAGGAGAGtagttcaataaataaataaataaaaaaccaccgATAATAAaatgcataattattaaacgaataacaattatttttattaaaaatatcaaaacaatagcgtatcatttttatcttgttttttttcttcgatGCTAACCCAATTGTACTTGGATTACGACTCCACCGTTCCACCGTATCATTAAAAATCTCTAACTGgattaatcaagttttttcgattaatattttatttagttggaCTAGGATCCAGattgaattaatatttagttCTTGAATTTTCTAGATTAACACGCCCTACTTCAAGTTTAACAATTATGGCTACAGTACTGGGAGGACTCCACGAAAACCAAGTCACGGATTCTGTTatcattttgtttaattattcaaACAATAGCTTTTCAGTTGCTTCatttgcctttttttaaaaaaaaaattctatgaaGGTTGACCTTTTTCAAGCTTTAACGATGCTTCGTTTTTTTTTACAGGCCAAGGTCTCTTTTGGAGATGTGATTCAAGTTCAACCCTTGTTTTCAAAGAAATCAGCCGCAGAAAAAGCATGGGGATGTAGACAGAATGTATGGATGTTGAATCAGATTTAGTCTCTAATTACTTTTGAGCAAATCACTCCAAATCTATCATAGAAAGAGCAAATGTTGAATCAGATTCAGCGGGAGAAAAAAGTTAATGTAGTCGGGTTTGTGATAACAGGTGATTTTAAATAGTTAGGTGTGAATTTATCGTAACTAAATGAGAATATGCTTTAGATAGATTGTATTGATAacttaacaaatatatttattataaaccAATAAGATAGGTTTAGATctaaaaaagatttgattatGCTAAACTAGAATAATGTATTAAAAGggttataacttttaatccgactgTTAGATTacgtttgaatttttataagaatttctAGAAACTGTTTAGATATTGAAAATATTGCCCAAGCCTTTGGattttgaccctttttttattatttttctttgttatttctaGACTTCTTGCTTCTTTCcgattttataattcttttttttgtaattttatatttttgtttttgttttttagttaagaTGGGTTTATAGTTTATTTAAGGCTTTGTAAATCTCATAAGAGATGGactttagtattattatttttagaaaatacacCAGCAAAGTTGGGATTCACATATGCAGCTTCTtcgctcataaaaaaaaaatatgtgttataAATTTGTTTCTGTATTTAACCTTCCGCTTGCATCAGAAGTGGGGAGAAGATTTAAAATGGACAGAGTTAACAATTATGAGGAACCTTTATTCCAAC
This genomic interval carries:
- the LOC133676839 gene encoding trans-cinnamate:CoA ligase, peroxisomal-like, with amino-acid sequence MDQLPKCDANYVPLTPINFLKRAAKVYGNRLSVVHERTHFTWQQTYERCLRLADSLRSFNIAKNDVVSVLAPNIPALYEMHFAVPMAGGVINAINTRLNPNHVATILRHSEAKVFFVDYQFVQLARQALQIMMTSESISSKLVLPSVVLIDDIESPTGAIFGEWEYEQLVRKGNPGCIPHEVQDEWDPIALNYTSGTTSEPKGVVYSHRGVFLGSLGIIIGWEMESEPVYLWSLPMFHCNGWTLAWGIAARGGTNVCLRNTTAKDMYRNIAQHKVTHMCCAPIVFNILLEAKPDERREISSPVQILVGGAPPPASLLEKMKPLGFHVTHSYGLTEVGPALVCEWQAKWNNLPSQDQSTIMARQGINTVALAHMDVKDLSTMISVPWDGKTMGEIVLRGSTVMKGYFKDPKATAKAFKNGWFATGDIGVIHPDGYLEIKDRSKDVIISGGENISSVELESVLYSHPRVLEAAVVAMPHPVWGESPCAFLAIKKNSEGKSDDVKEADIIAYCRKKLPHYMVPKKVEFMSELPKTSTGKVQKFQLRDLTRNFVVSENFPSKKTAQINAETETQGHKAQPVRVPSSRL